The Longimicrobium sp. genome includes a window with the following:
- a CDS encoding M23 family metallopeptidase: MYPDHRPLPGCLRRAAVVAAALFGTACMGNSEPDGPRAHAYVAPGASLAIPVRGIRPEQLRDTYEAPRSGGRVHNAIDIMAPEGTPVLAAGDGTIFKLRTGGLGGVTVYQLGSDRRTLYYYAHLQRYAAGLREGLPIVRGQVIAYVGDTGNAGRGNYHLHFSVSRLDDPRRWWQGENVNPYPMLAGVAARSREGR; this comes from the coding sequence ATGTATCCTGATCACAGGCCCCTCCCGGGGTGCCTGCGCCGCGCCGCCGTCGTGGCAGCCGCGCTGTTTGGCACCGCCTGCATGGGCAACTCCGAGCCGGACGGTCCAAGAGCGCATGCGTACGTCGCGCCGGGGGCGTCGCTGGCGATTCCGGTGCGTGGCATCCGCCCCGAGCAGCTGCGCGACACGTACGAGGCTCCGCGCTCCGGCGGGCGCGTGCACAACGCCATCGACATCATGGCCCCCGAAGGCACACCCGTGCTAGCAGCCGGCGACGGCACCATCTTCAAGCTGCGCACGGGCGGGCTGGGCGGAGTCACCGTCTACCAGCTGGGCAGCGACAGGCGGACGCTCTACTACTACGCGCACCTCCAGCGCTACGCCGCCGGGCTGCGCGAAGGGCTCCCGATCGTCAGGGGCCAGGTGATCGCGTACGTGGGCGACACGGGGAACGCCGGGCGCGGGAACTACCACCTGCACTTCAGCGTGTCGCGCCTGGATGACCCGCGCCGCTGGTGGCAGGGGGAGAACGTGAACCCGTACCCCATGCTGGCCGGCGTCGCCGCGCGCTCGCGCGAAGGACGCTGA
- a CDS encoding TIGR00730 family Rossman fold protein, giving the protein MEMKQVCVFCGSSAGTRPVYAEAARAMGRLLAERGIGLVYGGGKVGLMGEVADAVLAAGGEVTGVIPRGLMEREVGHRGLTTLHVTGTMHERKALMVDLSDGFVALPGGYGTLDELCEALTWSQLGIHARPCGVLNVDGYFDALLALFDHAVREGFVREAHRGLVLEAAQPAALLDAMARFQPPTTEKWIRGGDR; this is encoded by the coding sequence ATGGAGATGAAGCAGGTGTGCGTGTTCTGCGGGTCGAGCGCGGGGACGCGGCCGGTGTACGCGGAGGCGGCGCGGGCCATGGGGCGGCTGCTGGCGGAGCGGGGGATCGGTCTGGTGTACGGTGGGGGGAAGGTGGGGCTGATGGGCGAGGTCGCCGACGCCGTGCTCGCCGCCGGCGGCGAGGTGACCGGCGTCATCCCGCGCGGGCTGATGGAGCGCGAGGTGGGGCATCGCGGGCTCACCACCCTGCACGTCACCGGCACCATGCACGAGCGCAAGGCGCTGATGGTGGACCTCTCCGACGGCTTCGTGGCGCTCCCCGGCGGCTACGGCACCCTCGACGAGCTCTGCGAGGCGCTCACCTGGTCGCAGCTCGGCATCCACGCGCGGCCCTGCGGCGTCCTCAACGTCGATGGCTACTTCGACGCGCTGCTCGCCCTCTTCGACCACGCGGTGCGCGAGGGATTCGTCCGCGAGGCGCATCGCGGGCTGGTGCTGGAGGCTGCGCAGCCCGCCGCGCTCCTTGACGCGATGGCCCGCTTCCAGCCCCCCACGACGGAGAAGTGGATACGCGGCGGGGACCGCTGA
- a CDS encoding nuclear transport factor 2 family protein, which yields MKPIALPAALAVVLSAAGCSPAPPATSPVVTAQEVGEIVRTLEVSTQGWNRGDLDAFLVPYADEATFVGSRGLLRGKPAIRTQYQTSYFGAGRVRGTLRFEGIEVRMLGPRNALAVGRYVVTERGAGQADATGLFSLALERRAEGWRIIHDHSS from the coding sequence ATGAAGCCCATCGCCCTCCCCGCCGCCCTCGCCGTGGTGTTGTCCGCCGCGGGGTGCTCGCCCGCGCCGCCCGCCACGTCGCCCGTCGTGACGGCGCAGGAGGTGGGGGAGATCGTGAGAACGCTGGAGGTCTCGACCCAGGGTTGGAACCGCGGAGACCTGGACGCCTTCCTGGTGCCGTACGCGGATGAAGCTACGTTCGTGGGAAGCCGCGGGCTGCTGCGCGGAAAGCCGGCGATCCGCACGCAGTACCAGACGAGCTACTTCGGCGCGGGACGGGTGCGCGGGACGCTGCGCTTCGAGGGGATCGAGGTGCGGATGCTGGGGCCCCGCAACGCGCTGGCGGTGGGGCGCTACGTCGTCACCGAGCGCGGCGCGGGGCAGGCGGATGCGACCGGCCTCTTTTCCCTCGCCTTGGAGCGGCGGGCGGAGGGGTGGCGGATCATCCACGACCATTCGTCCTGA
- a CDS encoding CDGSH iron-sulfur domain-containing protein, with amino-acid sequence MTDGSEAANNEAAVTILARHNGPFVVEGPIRLIDADGNEFPVVAGKKVSLCRCGASTRKPFCDGTHSKIGFDAAERAVRELEEGKEQG; translated from the coding sequence ATGACGGACGGCAGCGAAGCGGCGAACAACGAGGCGGCGGTCACGATCCTGGCCCGGCACAACGGACCGTTCGTGGTGGAGGGTCCCATCCGGCTGATCGACGCCGATGGCAACGAGTTCCCGGTGGTGGCCGGCAAAAAGGTATCGCTCTGCCGCTGCGGCGCCTCCACCCGCAAGCCGTTCTGCGACGGCACGCACAGCAAGATCGGCTTCGACGCCGCGGAACGCGCCGTGCGCGAGCTGGAGGAAGGAAAGGAGCAGGGTTGA
- a CDS encoding sulfurtransferase codes for MPDSTPIDQRGYTHPEALVSTEWVAAHLDDPSVRLVESDEDVLLYEVGHILGAVKIDWHTDLQHPLNRDYLDEESFARLMRERGISPETTIIFYGDKNNWWATYALWVFRLFGHDRVKVMDGGRKKWEDEGRPMTTDAPSYPPSEYPVPKRDDERIRAFREDVLQHIGQRGQLVDVRSPEEFSGEKLHMPDYPQEGAMRGGHIPGARSMPWARAVNPDTGEFCSADELRALYEEQLGLDPEKPTIAYCRIGERSSHSWFALTYLLGFRDVRNYDGSWTEWGNSVRLPIEK; via the coding sequence ATGCCCGACTCCACCCCGATCGACCAACGCGGCTACACGCACCCCGAAGCGCTCGTCTCCACCGAGTGGGTGGCCGCGCACCTGGACGACCCCTCCGTGCGCCTCGTGGAGTCCGACGAGGACGTGCTGCTCTACGAGGTCGGCCACATCCTGGGCGCCGTCAAGATCGACTGGCACACCGACCTCCAGCACCCGCTGAACCGCGACTACCTGGACGAGGAGAGCTTCGCCCGCCTGATGCGCGAGCGCGGCATCTCGCCGGAGACGACGATCATCTTCTACGGCGACAAGAACAACTGGTGGGCCACCTACGCCCTGTGGGTCTTCCGCCTCTTCGGCCACGACCGCGTCAAAGTGATGGACGGCGGCCGCAAGAAGTGGGAGGACGAGGGGCGCCCCATGACCACCGACGCGCCGTCGTATCCCCCGTCCGAGTACCCCGTGCCGAAGCGGGACGACGAGCGGATCCGCGCCTTCCGCGAGGACGTGCTCCAGCACATCGGGCAGCGCGGCCAGCTGGTGGACGTCCGCTCGCCCGAGGAGTTCAGTGGCGAGAAGCTCCACATGCCGGACTATCCGCAGGAAGGGGCGATGCGCGGCGGACACATCCCGGGGGCCAGGAGCATGCCCTGGGCGCGCGCCGTGAACCCCGACACCGGCGAGTTCTGCTCCGCCGACGAGCTGCGCGCGCTCTACGAGGAGCAGCTCGGCCTCGATCCTGAAAAGCCGACGATCGCCTACTGCCGCATCGGCGAGCGCTCGTCGCACAGCTGGTTCGCGCTCACGTACCTCCTCGGCTTCCGCGACGTCCGCAACTACGACGGCTCGTGGACGGAGTGGGGCAACTCGGTGCGTCTCCCCATCGAGAAGTAG
- a CDS encoding helix-hairpin-helix domain-containing protein, with product MNASLKAAALRDLRRIPGVGPTIADDLWRLGIRRVDELRGRDPQTLYDDLCREQGMHVDRCMLYVLRCAVYFASEERHDPVLLRWWSWKDGGVAFARKPAC from the coding sequence ATGAACGCTTCTCTCAAGGCCGCCGCGCTCCGCGATCTGCGCCGCATTCCCGGCGTGGGCCCCACCATCGCGGACGACCTGTGGCGCCTGGGCATCCGCCGCGTGGACGAGCTGCGCGGCCGCGATCCGCAGACGCTCTACGACGACCTCTGCCGCGAACAGGGGATGCACGTCGACCGGTGCATGCTGTACGTCCTGCGCTGCGCCGTCTACTTCGCCAGCGAGGAGCGCCACGATCCGGTGCTCCTCCGCTGGTGGAGCTGGAAGGATGGAGGCGTGGCGTTCGCGCGAAAGCCCGCGTGCTGA
- a CDS encoding amidohydrolase family protein, whose product MRRTAFFALLACAVGCATPPLSAQLALTHANVVDVERGVVLTDRTVLISGSRIVSVGTGVRLPRGARVLDARGKYVIPGLWDMHVHTSREGRARHFWPLFLAHGVTGVREMGSYLDTLQHWRAAARRPGSGAPRIVWSSPMLDGVPTSWVHGYGVPDAARARVVVDTMQRLGFDFLKVYSRLTRDAYFAIAAQAKRRGIPFAGHVPREVTAVEASDAGQRSIEHVLDQLHLACTPRGTELLADFTKARESLGRDADSTRAALGRLQTAVAAGPVEDACRPLFARMVANGTWMTPTLAVTHGQVPPDALKADPRLRFVPPALAARWRSAAAAANPEEVRLERRLEANAWRLVGLAHRAGVGILAGTDASDEAYVFAGSGVHDELALLVGAGLSPLDALRAATLNPARYLGALDSLGTVAPGRLADLVILDANPLADIRNTTRIHAVVSNGRLVDAAERARLLALAAAEAARAGTAPPARR is encoded by the coding sequence ATGCGCCGCACCGCGTTCTTCGCCCTGCTCGCCTGCGCTGTCGGATGCGCGACGCCCCCGCTCAGCGCCCAGCTCGCGCTCACGCACGCGAACGTGGTGGACGTGGAGCGCGGGGTCGTGCTCACGGACCGCACGGTGCTGATCTCAGGGAGTCGCATCGTGTCCGTGGGCACCGGCGTGCGCCTGCCGCGGGGTGCGCGCGTGCTGGATGCGAGGGGCAAGTACGTGATCCCGGGGCTGTGGGACATGCACGTGCACACCTCGCGCGAGGGGCGGGCGCGCCACTTCTGGCCGCTCTTCCTGGCGCACGGCGTCACGGGCGTGCGGGAGATGGGGAGCTACCTGGACACCCTCCAGCACTGGCGCGCGGCGGCGCGGCGGCCGGGGAGCGGAGCACCGCGCATCGTCTGGTCCAGCCCCATGCTCGATGGCGTGCCGACCTCGTGGGTGCACGGCTACGGCGTTCCCGATGCGGCACGCGCGCGCGTCGTCGTGGACACGATGCAGCGGCTCGGCTTCGACTTCCTCAAGGTCTACAGCCGCCTAACGCGGGACGCGTACTTCGCCATCGCTGCGCAGGCGAAGCGGCGCGGGATCCCCTTCGCCGGGCACGTGCCTCGCGAGGTGACCGCCGTCGAAGCGAGCGATGCGGGACAGCGCAGCATCGAGCACGTCCTCGACCAGCTGCACCTCGCCTGCACGCCGCGCGGCACCGAGCTGCTGGCGGATTTCACGAAGGCGCGCGAGTCGCTCGGGCGCGACGCGGATTCTACGCGGGCGGCGCTCGGCCGGCTTCAGACCGCGGTTGCCGCGGGGCCCGTGGAGGACGCGTGCCGGCCCCTGTTCGCGCGGATGGTGGCGAACGGCACCTGGATGACGCCGACGCTCGCCGTGACGCACGGCCAGGTGCCGCCGGACGCGCTCAAGGCCGACCCCCGCCTCCGCTTCGTGCCCCCTGCCCTGGCCGCGCGCTGGCGGAGCGCCGCCGCCGCGGCCAACCCGGAGGAGGTCCGCCTCGAGCGCCGCCTGGAGGCGAACGCGTGGAGGCTGGTGGGCCTGGCGCATCGCGCGGGAGTGGGCATCCTCGCGGGCACGGACGCGAGCGACGAGGCGTACGTCTTCGCCGGGTCGGGGGTGCACGACGAGCTCGCCCTGCTGGTTGGCGCCGGGCTCTCGCCGCTGGATGCGCTCCGGGCCGCCACCCTGAACCCCGCCCGCTACCTGGGCGCCCTGGACTCGCTCGGCACCGTCGCGCCGGGCCGGCTGGCCGACCTCGTCATACTGGACGCCAACCCGCTCGCCGACATCCGCAACACCACCCGCATCCACGCGGTCGTCTCCAACGGCCGCCTCGTCGATGCAGCCGAGCGCGCCCGCCTCCTCGCCCTCGCCGCCGCCGAGGCCGCCCGCGCGGGCACCGCCCCACCCGCGCGCCGCTGA
- a CDS encoding L,D-transpeptidase family protein — protein MISIRICLAAGLAAAVLPAATAHAQGSAPPLQAVVATTDGWDATTARVRLFARRTPSSPWVQVGAAMSASVGRTGLGWGTGLHAAADQGAGPVKREGDGKAPAGIFRLSSAFGYAPADSARWVRLPYHASDPSIECVDDTASRFYNQRVDRDTVTPDWTSHEEMRRADGLYRWGVWVDHNTGPAEGGRGSCIFIHIRSRPGAPTVGCTAFAEEDVRRILRWLDPRRRPVLVQLPAAEYRRLRRGWRLP, from the coding sequence ATGATCTCGATCCGCATCTGCCTCGCCGCCGGGCTCGCCGCCGCGGTGCTCCCCGCGGCCACCGCGCACGCGCAGGGCTCCGCTCCGCCGTTGCAGGCAGTCGTCGCCACGACCGACGGGTGGGATGCGACGACGGCGCGCGTGCGGCTCTTTGCGCGCCGCACGCCATCGTCGCCGTGGGTGCAGGTGGGGGCGGCGATGAGCGCGTCGGTGGGGCGCACCGGGCTGGGATGGGGAACGGGGCTGCACGCGGCGGCGGACCAGGGCGCCGGCCCCGTGAAGCGCGAGGGAGATGGGAAAGCGCCGGCGGGAATCTTTCGGCTGAGCTCCGCCTTCGGCTACGCCCCCGCGGATTCGGCGCGCTGGGTCCGGCTCCCCTACCACGCCAGCGACCCGAGCATCGAGTGCGTGGACGACACAGCGTCGCGCTTCTACAACCAGCGCGTGGACCGCGACACCGTCACGCCGGACTGGACGAGCCATGAGGAGATGCGGCGCGCGGACGGCCTCTACCGCTGGGGCGTGTGGGTGGATCACAACACGGGGCCGGCGGAGGGTGGGCGAGGGTCCTGCATCTTCATCCACATACGCTCGCGCCCCGGCGCCCCCACCGTCGGCTGCACCGCCTTCGCGGAAGAGGACGTCCGCCGCATCCTTCGCTGGCTGGACCCGCGCCGGCGGCCGGTGCTGGTGCAGCTCCCCGCGGCGGAGTACCGGCGGCTGCGGAGGGGGTGGAGGCTGCCGTGA
- a CDS encoding energy transducer TonB yields the protein MTIRLPRHAILAAALVVLTSAAASAQSPIATRVPGQRCETVPDSVRGPTPGQLNESRQLRAQLVEIGRRNGVAEPQGLLLVDVDSSRKGVLLFMHSNYPEPGVAQVTAAVNKYMESLPRGRGYQALIRVDGEYPAILPGRHHCAPVLLNQQERLEMISRAVMNHPERGKLPAPVTRQAVVLLVANREGGVSLAVVARSSGDEYLDRAAEEIGRRLQFAPATLDGVPFDARFRFPVGFQIQ from the coding sequence ATGACCATCCGCCTTCCCCGCCACGCCATACTGGCCGCCGCCCTCGTCGTGCTCACCTCCGCCGCGGCCAGCGCACAGTCGCCCATCGCCACCCGCGTGCCCGGGCAGCGGTGCGAGACCGTGCCGGACTCGGTGCGCGGCCCCACACCCGGGCAGCTCAACGAAAGCCGGCAACTCCGCGCGCAGCTCGTGGAGATCGGGCGGCGCAACGGCGTCGCCGAGCCGCAGGGGCTCCTCCTGGTAGACGTGGACAGCTCGCGCAAAGGAGTGCTCCTCTTCATGCACTCCAACTACCCGGAGCCGGGGGTGGCGCAGGTCACCGCGGCGGTCAACAAGTACATGGAGTCGCTCCCGCGGGGGCGCGGGTACCAGGCGCTGATCCGCGTGGATGGCGAGTACCCGGCAATCCTTCCCGGGCGCCACCACTGTGCCCCGGTGCTGCTGAACCAGCAGGAGCGCCTGGAGATGATCTCGCGGGCGGTGATGAACCATCCCGAGCGCGGCAAGCTCCCGGCGCCGGTCACGCGCCAGGCGGTGGTCCTCCTCGTCGCGAACCGCGAGGGCGGCGTGTCGCTGGCGGTGGTCGCGCGCTCCTCGGGCGACGAGTACCTGGACCGCGCGGCCGAGGAGATCGGGCGCAGGCTGCAGTTCGCGCCGGCGACGCTGGACGGCGTTCCCTTCGACGCGCGCTTCCGCTTCCCGGTGGGCTTCCAGATCCAGTAG
- a CDS encoding nucleotidyltransferase domain-containing protein codes for MLMIKDERLRAEVAAHPHPLLFATVSGAHLYGFPSGDSDWDLRGCHVLPLAAVAGLEEGEETVKRAHLRGGAEVDLVTHDARKFSALLLRDNGYVLEQLYSPLVVHTTLEHEELKEIARGCITRRCVRHYLGFAHNQWRLWEKEEPRRVKPLLYVYRVLLTGIRMMRSGEVVASLPACNVEMRLPYVEELIHRKTAGAEQEVLGDADAVFHRVEFLRLCRALADAAELSRLPEAATPATRAALHDLLLRVRLGEVRAAA; via the coding sequence ATGCTGATGATAAAGGACGAACGGCTGCGCGCGGAGGTCGCCGCGCATCCCCATCCGCTCCTGTTCGCCACGGTGAGCGGGGCGCACCTGTACGGCTTCCCGTCCGGCGACTCGGACTGGGACCTGCGCGGATGCCACGTCCTGCCGCTCGCCGCGGTGGCGGGGCTGGAGGAAGGGGAGGAGACGGTGAAGCGGGCCCACCTGCGTGGAGGCGCGGAGGTGGACCTGGTGACGCACGACGCGCGCAAGTTCTCTGCGCTCCTGCTGCGCGACAACGGCTACGTGCTGGAGCAGCTCTACTCGCCCCTCGTGGTGCACACCACGCTCGAGCATGAGGAGCTGAAGGAGATCGCGCGCGGCTGCATCACCCGCCGGTGCGTGCGGCACTACCTGGGCTTCGCGCACAACCAGTGGCGGCTGTGGGAGAAGGAGGAGCCGCGCCGCGTGAAGCCCCTCCTCTACGTCTACCGCGTACTCCTCACGGGGATCCGGATGATGCGGAGCGGCGAGGTGGTGGCGTCGCTTCCCGCGTGCAACGTGGAGATGAGGCTGCCGTACGTCGAGGAGCTGATCCACCGCAAGACGGCCGGCGCGGAGCAGGAGGTGCTCGGCGACGCGGACGCGGTCTTTCATCGGGTGGAGTTCCTCCGCCTGTGCCGCGCCCTCGCCGATGCCGCCGAGCTCAGCCGCCTGCCGGAGGCGGCCACCCCCGCGACTCGGGCAGCGCTGCACGACCTGCTGCTGCGGGTGCGGCTGGGTGAGGTTCGGGCGGCGGCATGA
- the nhaA gene encoding Na+/H+ antiporter NhaA — translation MDVKQTFSLPPQSPTPIERLLSPFQDFFHTASAGGIVLIVSTIVALAWANSPWGASYEHLWETPLTVGVPGFGLTYSLHHWINDGLMAVFFFLVGLEIKREVLAGELASVQRAALPAAAALGGMVVPALLYAAFNAGGEGAPGWGIPMATDIAFALGVLALLGPRTPLALKVFLTALAIVDDLGAVLVIALFYTEQIAWSALGIGALLLGVLVLLNRMGARLPITYTLVGVLVWLAFLKSGVHATVAGVLVAMTVPVRTRIDTHTFLDRGRKLLNAFDDTGEEGKRILTSHRQQAIIQDLETTCIQAQSTLQRMEDTLHDWVAFAIIPIFALANAGIRLEGDLGAAFTHPVTLGVIVGLVLGKPVGITLFAWLSVRAGLAELPRGVTWGSIHAVSWLGGIGFTMSLFISALAFPPGALVAEAKIGIFTASILAGAVGWAMLRRAAKVTARPLPE, via the coding sequence ATGGACGTGAAGCAGACCTTCTCGCTGCCCCCCCAGAGCCCCACACCCATCGAGCGGCTCCTTTCGCCGTTCCAGGACTTCTTCCATACCGCGTCGGCGGGCGGGATCGTGCTGATCGTGAGCACGATCGTGGCGCTGGCGTGGGCCAACTCGCCGTGGGGCGCATCGTACGAGCACCTGTGGGAGACGCCACTCACGGTGGGGGTGCCCGGGTTCGGGCTCACCTACTCGCTCCACCACTGGATCAACGACGGCCTGATGGCCGTGTTCTTCTTCCTGGTGGGGCTGGAGATCAAGCGCGAGGTGCTGGCGGGGGAGCTGGCGTCGGTGCAGCGCGCCGCCCTCCCCGCCGCCGCGGCGCTGGGCGGGATGGTGGTGCCGGCGCTCCTTTACGCCGCGTTCAATGCGGGTGGCGAGGGAGCGCCCGGGTGGGGAATCCCGATGGCGACGGACATCGCCTTCGCCCTGGGCGTGCTGGCGCTGCTGGGGCCGCGCACGCCGCTGGCGCTCAAGGTGTTCCTGACCGCGCTTGCCATCGTGGACGACCTGGGCGCCGTGCTGGTGATCGCCCTCTTCTACACGGAGCAGATCGCGTGGAGCGCGCTGGGAATCGGCGCGCTGCTGCTGGGCGTGCTCGTGCTGCTGAACCGGATGGGCGCGCGCCTTCCCATCACCTACACGCTGGTGGGGGTGCTGGTCTGGCTGGCCTTCCTCAAGTCCGGCGTGCACGCCACGGTGGCCGGGGTGCTGGTGGCGATGACCGTCCCCGTGCGCACGCGCATCGACACGCACACGTTCCTGGACCGCGGCCGCAAGCTGCTGAACGCCTTCGACGACACCGGCGAGGAGGGGAAGCGCATCCTCACCAGCCACCGCCAGCAGGCCATCATCCAGGACCTGGAGACGACGTGCATCCAAGCGCAGTCGACGCTGCAGCGGATGGAAGACACGCTGCACGACTGGGTCGCATTCGCCATCATCCCCATCTTCGCCCTGGCCAACGCGGGAATCCGCCTGGAGGGGGACCTGGGCGCCGCCTTCACGCACCCGGTGACGCTGGGCGTGATCGTCGGCCTGGTGCTGGGGAAGCCGGTCGGCATCACCCTGTTCGCCTGGCTCTCGGTGCGCGCGGGGCTGGCGGAGCTTCCGCGCGGCGTCACCTGGGGCTCCATCCACGCGGTGAGCTGGCTGGGCGGGATCGGCTTCACGATGTCGCTCTTCATCTCTGCCCTGGCCTTCCCCCCCGGCGCGCTGGTGGCCGAGGCCAAGATCGGCATCTTCACCGCATCGATCCTGGCCGGGGCGGTCGGCTGGGCGATGCTGCGCCGTGCCGCGAAGGTTACGGCGAGGCCGTTGCCGGAATGA